In Pocillopora verrucosa isolate sample1 chromosome 13, ASM3666991v2, whole genome shotgun sequence, one genomic interval encodes:
- the LOC131787437 gene encoding uncharacterized protein has translation MAVFDVILNDKITDLKDLLQADPKCANSVGWHGLTPLHHAALKNNEELIDLLLQYGANINHPNAYRETPLHLACQVASLKLVHKLLEIGADLRAEDSAGRTCIHHAAKSGSVLKLHYLTECGLSLKKRDNRGLTALHIAAENSQLEATEYLIRHKRFPTDVRDSGNCTPLHLAAKHAHCEVAWVLESKSTLSMINEPDVMGKTPLDYASDVESPRHLWLKRHLKYWQASRCPRSRPPNPWMPWFLLLLSPSFGIFLIALSFYQLPLTFAILSTVAIVIFFNIWSFSKHRLQHISAVPSPALAGFFFGSILQSLFCYFFYIMPQLWPEFLWTSLAVLLLAVTFVSLRSLYSNPGVVTSNRISDTGESLNILDVAKGVIPESQFCTVCEIVMPEFTKHCKLCEVCIESLDHHCLFLMNCVARNNHRAFVCFMTEIIVANALFVRAAVSYFNLKVFLGEASSFGEAMSHDVYVSVLFILNCIGLFYVFFLTFFQFKVITDGGTTYYSSEGGTMHRTWKDLWVLKGVSLSQRMKIFFQFLVGEYSFYKKMKTKKAQRLV, from the exons ATGGCGGTCTTCGATGTCATTTTGAACGATAAAATTACTGACCTAAAAGACTTACTTCAGGCTGATCCAAAATGCGCCAACTCTGTAGGATGGCATGGTCTAACACCATTGCACCATGCGGCGctaaaaaataatgaagaattGATAGATTTATTACTGCAGTATGGTGCTAATATCAACCATCCAAACGCTTACAGGGAGACACCGCTGCACCTCGCTTGCCAAGTTGCCTCTTTAAAACTTGTCCACAAGTTGCTGGAGATTGGTGCAGACTTGAGAGCAGAGGATAGCGCTGGAAGGACATGCATTCATCATGCTGCCAAAAGTGGATCTGT ATTAAAGCTGCATTACTTGACAGAATGTGGTCTGAGTCTAAAGAAAAGAGATAACAG agGTCTGACTGCCCTTCATATAGCTGCAGAGAACAGTCAGCTAGAAGCCACTGAATATCTAATTCGTCACAAG AGGTTTCCTACTGATGTGCGAGACAGTGGAAATTGTACACCTCTTCACTTAGCTGCCAAACATGCACACTG TGAAGTTGCATGGGTTTTGGAGAGCAAAAGCACATTATCAATGATCAATGAACCAGACGTGATGGGGAAAACTCCTCTGGACTATGCTAGTGATGTAGAAAGTCCAAG ACACTTGTGGCTGAAGAGACATCTGAAGTACTGGCAAGCCAGCCGCTGCCCTCGTAGTCGTCCACCTAACCCGTGGATGCCATGGTTCCTCCTGCTTCTGTCGCCCTCATTTGGAATATTCCTCATTGCTTTGTCCTTCTATCAGCTCCCCCTTACATTTGCAATACTCTCAACAGTGGcaattgttatatttttcaataTCTGGTCGTTCTCCAAACACAGATTGCAGCACATCTCTGCCGTTCCAAGTCCTGCACTGGCAGGGTTTTTCTTTGGGTCCATACTACAAAGCCTCTTCTGCtactttttttatattatgCCTCA ACTGTGGCCGGAATTTCTTTGGACCTCGTTAGCAGTTCTTCTTTTGGCAGTCACTTTTGTATCATTAAG GAGTTTATATTCTAACCCTGGTGTTGTGACGTCCAATAGAATATCAGACACAGGGGAATCATTG AACATTCTCGATGTAGCCAAAGGAGTTATACCAGAGAGCCAATTTTGCACCGTTTGCGAG ATTGTGATGCCTGAATTTACCAAACATTGCAAACTGTGCGAAGTATGTATAGAGAGTTTGGATCATCACTGTCTGTTCCTCATGAACTGTGTGGCAAGAAATAACCACAGGGCTTTTGTGTGCTTCATGACTGAAATAATAGTGGCCAATGCGCTGTTTGTGAGGGCGGCAGTTTCTT ATTTTAACTTAAAGGTATTTTTGGGAGAGGCATCTTCATTCGGG GAGGCTATGAGCCACGATGTCTATGTTTCAGTTCTCTTTATTCTCAATTGTATTGGATTGTTCTATGTATTTTTT TTAACATTTTTCCAGTTCAAGGTTATTACTGACGGTGGTACAACATATTACTCATCAGAAGGCGGCACAATGCACAG AACGTGGAAAGACCTTTGGGTTCTCAAAGGAGTCTCGTTGTCTCAAAGGATGAAAatcttctttcaatttcttgtcgGGGAATACtcattttacaagaaaatgaagacaaaaaaggCAC